A DNA window from Thiobacillus denitrificans ATCC 25259 contains the following coding sequences:
- a CDS encoding glycine zipper 2TM domain-containing protein, which produces MKYPLALSLATLLVTPAWADPPAHAPAHGYHKKSYDKPAKAKHYQGRSGAVYAHDYGISAGRCNSDEIGTVIGGVSGAVIGGQVAGGDDRVVGMVVGGVLGAVLGHAIGESIDARDRACMGHALELGRPGVPVVWHTDGHRYHFTPGALAGDGCRRATVSVDGGRPRAMLACPAGRGQWTFRRS; this is translated from the coding sequence ATGAAATATCCTCTCGCGCTGTCCCTCGCCACCCTGCTCGTGACGCCGGCCTGGGCCGATCCGCCCGCCCACGCACCGGCCCATGGCTACCATAAAAAATCGTACGACAAGCCGGCAAAGGCCAAGCACTATCAGGGCCGCAGCGGCGCCGTCTACGCGCACGACTACGGCATCTCGGCCGGACGCTGCAACAGCGACGAAATCGGCACCGTCATCGGCGGCGTCTCGGGCGCCGTCATCGGGGGCCAGGTCGCCGGCGGCGACGACCGCGTGGTCGGCATGGTCGTCGGCGGGGTGCTCGGCGCCGTCCTCGGCCACGCGATCGGCGAAAGCATCGACGCGCGCGACCGTGCCTGCATGGGCCACGCGCTCGAACTCGGCCGTCCGGGCGTCCCCGTCGTGTGGCACACCGACGGCCACCGCTACCACTTCACGCCGGGGGCGCTGGCGGGCGACGGCTGCCGCCGGGCCACGGTGAGCGTCGACGGCGGCAGACCGCGCGCCATGCTCGCCTGCCCGGCAGGCCGCGGCCAGTGGACCTTCCGCCGTAGTTGA
- a CDS encoding sigma 54-interacting transcriptional regulator produces the protein MKKLTILVVDDDAALRELITLRLEANGFRVVAVDSGEAALAQLALARPDAVLTDLQMAGMDGMALFRAIQARDPALPVVVLTAHGTIPDAVAATQQGLFGYLTKPYDAPTLIELLKRATRLGVSAAEVADDWRAEIITASPAMEALLAEARLAAQSEASLLIQGESGTGKELLARAIHRASPRRAKPFVAINCGAIPAELLESELFGHLKGAFTGAARDNPGLFMSAQGGTVFLDEIGDMPLPLQVKLLRVLQEGEVRPVGATETRPVDVRILSATHRNLEDAIGSGEFREDLYYRLNVVNLMLPPLRERREDIPLLAQHFLAELTEKYDRRVRGFAPDALDMLAAADWPGNIRQLRNVLEQCVALCTTPTIPGSLVARALREKPAEIQPLAEARAAFERDYLISLLKLTRGQVSEVARLAGRNRTEVYRLLQRHGLTPALFKDRDDAP, from the coding sequence ATGAAGAAGCTGACCATCCTCGTCGTCGACGATGACGCCGCGCTGCGCGAGCTGATCACGCTGCGGCTCGAAGCGAACGGGTTTCGCGTGGTCGCCGTCGACAGCGGCGAGGCCGCGCTCGCGCAGCTCGCGCTGGCGCGGCCGGACGCCGTGCTGACCGACCTGCAGATGGCCGGCATGGACGGCATGGCGCTGTTCCGCGCGATACAGGCGCGCGATCCTGCGCTGCCCGTCGTCGTGCTGACCGCGCACGGAACCATTCCCGACGCGGTCGCGGCGACCCAGCAAGGGCTGTTCGGCTATCTGACCAAGCCCTACGACGCGCCGACGCTGATCGAACTCCTGAAGCGCGCGACCCGCCTGGGCGTAAGCGCCGCGGAGGTCGCGGACGACTGGCGCGCCGAAATCATCACCGCCAGCCCGGCGATGGAAGCCTTGCTGGCCGAGGCGCGGCTCGCCGCGCAGAGCGAAGCCTCGCTGCTGATCCAGGGCGAATCCGGCACCGGCAAGGAGTTGCTCGCGCGGGCCATCCACCGCGCCAGCCCGCGCCGCGCCAAGCCATTCGTCGCGATCAACTGCGGCGCGATCCCGGCCGAACTGCTCGAATCCGAGCTCTTCGGCCACCTCAAGGGCGCCTTCACGGGCGCGGCGCGCGACAATCCGGGCCTCTTCATGAGCGCGCAGGGCGGCACGGTGTTTCTCGACGAGATCGGCGACATGCCGCTGCCGCTGCAGGTCAAGCTCCTGCGCGTCCTGCAGGAAGGCGAGGTGCGTCCGGTGGGGGCGACCGAGACGCGCCCGGTCGACGTGCGCATCCTCTCGGCGACACACAGGAACCTCGAGGATGCCATCGGCAGCGGCGAATTCCGCGAGGACCTCTACTACCGTCTCAACGTCGTCAACCTCATGCTGCCGCCGCTGCGCGAGCGGCGCGAGGACATTCCGCTGCTGGCGCAGCATTTCCTCGCCGAGCTGACCGAGAAATACGACCGTCGTGTACGCGGCTTCGCCCCCGACGCGCTCGACATGCTGGCCGCCGCCGATTGGCCGGGCAACATCCGCCAGCTGCGCAACGTGCTCGAACAGTGCGTCGCCCTCTGTACGACGCCGACGATCCCCGGCAGCCTCGTCGCGCGCGCACTGCGCGAGAAACCGGCGGAGATTCAGCCGCTCGCCGAAGCCCGCGCCGCCTTCGAGCGCGACTATCTCATCTCCCTGCTCAAGCTCACGCGCGGCCAGGTCAGCGAAGTCGCGCGGCTCGCCGGACGCAACCGCACCGAGGTCTACCGGCTGCTGCAGCGTCACGGCCTGACGCCCGCGCTGTTCAAGGATCGCGACGACGCGCCCTGA
- a CDS encoding sensor histidine kinase — MLSGPYYPRSFTILVIAAMGVLIVPLASGLINAVHVLQGVLDTQRQFTRDSLAVTRDVRQVVDSVSQLQRAAGQYHLLQDKEFGPALHARFDALQKQLAELEPRLSDPLARSTLATLRTRSLALYRTLQPGRFLDSERFHALDPAFDDLHVGAENLLHEADTAVEGELQVLEATVQATQQRLIALGLALIPLTLLLAAVFSWLINRPIKQLKASIQQLGQADLGPLPAISGPQDIVELGREMDWLRQRLQALEEQKLQFLRQVSHELKTPLASLREGVALLGDELAGSLNPRQRAIVTIMDTGSRDLQQRIEDLLRYGNLQDARPPAVPVALAEALASVLERQRLALEARRIVVETEFAAPAVLADRALLETVLDNLLSNAVKFSPDEGRILVRSEVADDAVVLWFCDQGEGIPEALRARVFEPFFQGPRQPASTVKGSGLGLSIVRESVLAAGGAIGIVDAPPWSTCFRLSLPLPP; from the coding sequence ATGCTTTCCGGTCCCTATTACCCGCGCTCGTTCACGATCCTCGTGATCGCCGCCATGGGCGTGCTCATCGTGCCGCTCGCGAGCGGGCTCATCAACGCAGTGCACGTGCTGCAGGGCGTGCTCGACACCCAGCGGCAGTTCACGCGCGACAGCCTCGCGGTCACGCGCGACGTGCGCCAGGTCGTCGACTCGGTCAGCCAGCTGCAGCGCGCGGCCGGGCAGTACCACCTGCTCCAGGACAAGGAGTTCGGTCCGGCGCTGCACGCGCGCTTCGACGCGCTGCAGAAGCAGCTCGCCGAACTCGAGCCGCGCCTGAGCGACCCGCTCGCGCGCAGCACGCTGGCGACGCTGCGCACGCGCAGCCTCGCGCTCTACCGCACGCTGCAGCCCGGCCGCTTTCTCGACAGCGAGCGTTTCCACGCGCTCGACCCGGCCTTCGACGATCTGCACGTCGGCGCCGAAAACCTGCTGCACGAGGCCGACACCGCGGTCGAGGGAGAACTGCAAGTACTCGAGGCAACCGTGCAAGCGACGCAACAACGCCTGATTGCGCTCGGGCTCGCGCTGATCCCGCTGACGCTGCTCCTCGCGGCCGTGTTTTCCTGGCTCATCAACCGCCCGATCAAGCAGCTCAAGGCCTCGATCCAGCAGCTCGGACAGGCCGATCTCGGCCCGCTGCCCGCGATCAGCGGGCCGCAGGACATCGTCGAACTCGGGCGCGAGATGGACTGGCTGCGCCAGCGCCTGCAGGCGCTCGAGGAACAGAAACTGCAGTTCCTGCGCCAGGTCTCGCACGAACTCAAGACCCCGCTGGCCTCGCTGCGCGAAGGCGTCGCCCTGCTCGGCGACGAACTCGCCGGCAGCCTCAATCCGCGTCAGCGCGCGATCGTGACGATCATGGATACCGGCAGCCGCGACCTGCAGCAGCGCATCGAGGATCTGCTCCGCTACGGCAACCTCCAGGATGCGCGCCCGCCCGCGGTGCCGGTGGCGCTAGCCGAGGCGCTCGCGAGCGTGCTCGAACGCCAGCGCCTCGCGCTCGAGGCGCGCCGCATCGTGGTCGAGACCGAATTCGCGGCGCCCGCCGTGCTCGCCGATCGCGCACTGCTCGAAACCGTGCTCGACAACCTGCTCTCGAATGCGGTCAAATTCAGCCCGGACGAGGGACGCATCCTGGTCAGGAGCGAAGTCGCCGACGACGCCGTCGTGCTCTGGTTCTGCGACCAGGGCGAAGGCATCCCCGAAGCCTTGCGCGCCCGCGTCTTCGAGCCCTTCTTCCAGGGTCCGCGCCAGCCCGCGAGCACGGTCAAGGGCAGCGGGCTCGGCCTGTCGATCGTGCGCGAATCGGTGCTCGCCGCCGGCGGCGCGATCGGCATCGTCGACGCACCGCCCTGGTCCACCTGTTTCCGTCTAAGCCTGCCGCTCCCACCATGA
- a CDS encoding DUF1328 domain-containing protein, with protein MFGWAITFLVIAIAAGIFGFAGLAGTAAWIAKVLFVVGLAAVLIMLVMGRRPPTV; from the coding sequence ATGTTCGGATGGGCTATCACGTTTCTGGTCATTGCCATTGCGGCAGGCATCTTCGGCTTCGCCGGCCTCGCCGGGACGGCTGCCTGGATCGCAAAGGTCCTGTTCGTCGTGGGTCTGGCGGCCGTCCTCATCATGCTGGTGATGGGTCGCCGGCCGCCCACGGTCTAG
- a CDS encoding OmpP1/FadL family transporter gives MQLSKLAAGVAAAVFALPGSALATNGMLMDGYGPVATGMGGAAMAYDNGTAALANNPATLGLMADGSRIDLMLGFVGPDVETSMGMGKSEADAFYMPAFGYVKKEGKFAYGFGIYGQGGMGTEYANGDLAQVSVGRVIFPLTYSVNERFNIGGSVDLVWGGMDLVAQMANINFKDTSDFSGQAKGYGVAGKLGFTYKLNPGLTLGGVYQTAGNLPDLEDGGYEVEGFDMPAVVGLGLAWQANDRLLVAADVKELLWGASMNTVTIHTPGGDVPFRQDWEDQLVVSLGLAYRFTDAFTGRIGYNYGENPIPSDLVNYLWPATTERHYTAGFGYVFDQHSQVNFAVSYVPEVTVTGTGPSPLMGGNGGMVIEHSQINWQLMYSYSF, from the coding sequence ATGCAACTCAGTAAACTCGCGGCCGGCGTCGCCGCGGCGGTATTCGCTTTGCCCGGATCGGCGCTCGCCACCAACGGCATGCTCATGGATGGCTACGGCCCGGTCGCGACCGGCATGGGCGGCGCCGCCATGGCCTACGACAACGGCACGGCGGCGCTGGCCAACAATCCCGCCACGCTTGGCCTCATGGCCGACGGCAGCCGCATCGATCTGATGCTCGGTTTCGTCGGTCCGGACGTCGAAACCTCGATGGGCATGGGCAAATCCGAGGCCGACGCCTTCTACATGCCGGCCTTCGGCTACGTCAAGAAAGAGGGCAAGTTTGCTTACGGCTTCGGTATCTACGGCCAGGGCGGCATGGGGACCGAGTACGCGAACGGCGACCTCGCCCAGGTCAGCGTCGGCCGCGTGATCTTTCCGCTGACCTACAGCGTGAACGAGCGCTTCAACATCGGCGGCAGCGTCGACCTCGTCTGGGGCGGCATGGATCTTGTCGCGCAAATGGCGAACATCAACTTCAAGGACACGAGCGACTTCAGCGGTCAGGCCAAAGGTTACGGCGTCGCGGGCAAGCTCGGCTTTACCTACAAGCTGAACCCCGGGCTGACGCTGGGCGGTGTCTATCAGACCGCCGGCAATCTTCCCGATCTCGAGGACGGCGGCTACGAAGTCGAGGGCTTCGACATGCCCGCCGTCGTCGGACTCGGCCTGGCCTGGCAGGCGAACGACCGGCTGCTGGTCGCCGCCGACGTCAAGGAATTGCTGTGGGGCGCGAGCATGAACACGGTCACCATCCACACGCCGGGCGGCGACGTGCCGTTCCGGCAGGACTGGGAAGACCAGCTCGTCGTCTCGCTCGGTCTCGCCTACCGCTTCACCGACGCCTTCACGGGGCGCATCGGCTACAACTACGGCGAGAACCCGATCCCCAGCGACCTCGTGAACTACCTCTGGCCGGCGACGACCGAACGCCACTACACGGCCGGCTTCGGCTACGTCTTCGATCAGCACTCGCAGGTCAATTTTGCGGTCAGCTACGTGCCCGAAGTGACCGTGACGGGCACGGGGCCTTCGCCCTTGATGGGTGGCAACGGCGGCATGGTGATCGAGCACAGCCAGATCAATTGGCAGTTGATGTACAGCTACAGCTTCTGA
- the gltB gene encoding glutamate synthase large subunit translates to MERQAWLDGTLYSPDFEQDSCGFGLIAQIDNQPSHTLVQNAIGSLACMTHRGAIAADGLSGDGCGLLFKKPDAFLRAVAGDAGFTLGELYAAGLVFLSRDAGPQAHARATLKSALEAQGLVVAGFRLVPTDPSVCGESALESLPHFEQVFVNAPTGLSEDDFERKLYIARRQAEKALDAVDPVFYLPTLSCRVISYKGLVMPANLPVFYPDLNDARFASALVVFHQRFSTNTWPQWRLAQPFRYLAHNGEINTVQGNRNWSRAREQKFETPLIPDMDAIRPIVGTKGSDSMSLDNMVEGLVMGGAGLFRALRLVIPPAWQNVEAMDADIRAFYEYNSMHMEPWDGPAGIVLTDGRYAVCTLDRNGLRPARWVLTKDRILTIASEVGVWQVDPANVEMKGRVKPGQMVAADLETGRLLMPEDIDNELKGAQPYREWLKASAVKLDLSIGQDADLAIMDAASLLTHQKLFNVSFEERDQIIRVLAEDGAEAIGSMGDDTPMAVLSQKVRSPFDYLRQQFAQVTNPPIDPIREAIVMSLDTAFGPERNLFKESPAHAHRVEVHSPLLSKEAFDKLLNLNDPAFAATTLDLHYDPASTTLEAGLQALTARAIEAVKGGKVILVLSDRNIAKNRLPIHALFATGAVHHALINAGLRCDANIVVETGTVRDPHHYACLIGYGATAVYPYLAYQVIGEFVKSGEIKPGLEKALANFRKGIDKGLYKVLSKMGISLVASYRGAQLFEAIGLHESVVALCLKGTVSRISGANFEDFESDQKLLHKTAFNPLRPLSAGGLLKFMFGEEFHAYNPDVVQQLQKAVKTGDYAEFKKYSEIVNTRPVAMVRDLMKLKTGSTPIPLEEVEPLETILKRFDSAGMSLGALSPEAHEALAEGMNRIGGRSNSGEGGEDPRRYGTVKTSKIKQVASGRFGVTATYLVNAEVLQIKIAQGAKPGEGGQLPGDKVSPMIASLRHCKPGTTLISPPPHHDIYSIEDLAQLIFDLKQVNPDALVSVKLVAEPGVGTIAAGVAKAYADLITISGYDGGTGASPLTSVKYAGTPWELGLSEAQQVLRANGLRGRVRVQTDGGLKTGLDVIKAAILGAESFGFGTGPMVALGCKYLRICHLNNCATGIATQNDTLRKEHFIGLPGMVVNYFKFVAEETRELMAQLGVRSLTDLIGRTDLLELSPGETPRQGRLKLDVLLSQGDIPADAPRFAQQERNPSFDKGELAEKMVADAIGAIKAGTRIELDYAIRNINRSIGARLSGEIAKAHGAKGLPDDTIRIGLAGSAGQSFGVWNHKGLTLTLEGDANDYVGKGMGGGRLVIYPPCTATFEAHRNTLIGNTCLYGATGGELYAAGMGGERFGVRNSGALAVVEGIGDHGCEYMTGGTVIVLGDTGLNFGAGMSGGMAFVIDEAGDFMSKANKEMIELTRITSVETEPYRIFLRGQVERHLALTGSARAREILADFDAALAKAWLVKPKRISIEDLVEDLPGQQREVLEA, encoded by the coding sequence ATGGAACGACAAGCTTGGCTGGACGGGACGCTCTACTCGCCCGATTTCGAACAGGATAGCTGCGGCTTCGGCCTCATCGCGCAGATCGACAACCAGCCCAGTCACACGCTGGTGCAGAACGCGATCGGCTCGCTCGCCTGCATGACGCACCGCGGCGCGATCGCGGCCGACGGCCTGTCGGGCGATGGCTGCGGCCTGCTGTTCAAGAAACCCGACGCCTTCCTGCGCGCGGTCGCCGGTGACGCCGGATTCACGCTCGGCGAACTGTACGCCGCCGGCCTCGTCTTCCTGTCGCGCGACGCCGGCCCGCAGGCCCACGCGCGTGCCACGCTGAAGTCGGCGCTCGAAGCGCAGGGCCTCGTCGTCGCTGGCTTCCGCCTGGTGCCGACCGACCCGTCGGTGTGCGGCGAATCGGCGCTCGAGTCGCTGCCGCACTTCGAGCAGGTGTTCGTCAACGCGCCGACGGGACTTTCCGAGGACGACTTCGAGCGCAAGCTCTACATCGCCCGTCGCCAGGCCGAAAAAGCGCTCGACGCCGTCGATCCGGTGTTCTACCTGCCGACGCTGTCGTGCCGCGTCATCAGCTACAAGGGCCTCGTGATGCCGGCCAACCTGCCGGTCTTCTACCCCGATCTCAACGACGCGCGCTTCGCTTCGGCGCTCGTCGTCTTCCACCAGCGCTTCTCGACCAACACCTGGCCACAGTGGCGCCTCGCGCAACCCTTCCGCTACCTCGCGCACAACGGCGAGATCAACACCGTGCAGGGCAACCGCAACTGGAGCCGTGCGCGCGAGCAGAAGTTCGAGACGCCGCTGATCCCGGACATGGACGCGATCCGACCGATCGTCGGCACCAAGGGTTCTGACTCGATGAGCCTCGACAACATGGTCGAGGGTCTGGTCATGGGCGGCGCGGGGCTGTTCCGCGCGCTGCGCCTCGTGATCCCGCCGGCCTGGCAGAACGTCGAGGCGATGGATGCCGACATCCGCGCCTTCTACGAATACAACTCGATGCACATGGAGCCGTGGGACGGCCCCGCCGGGATTGTTTTGACGGACGGTCGTTACGCGGTCTGTACGCTCGACCGCAACGGCCTGCGGCCCGCGCGCTGGGTGCTGACCAAGGACCGCATCCTGACGATCGCGTCCGAAGTCGGCGTGTGGCAGGTCGATCCGGCCAACGTCGAGATGAAGGGGCGCGTGAAGCCCGGGCAGATGGTCGCCGCCGACCTCGAGACCGGCCGTCTCCTGATGCCCGAAGACATCGACAACGAATTGAAGGGCGCCCAGCCCTACCGCGAATGGCTCAAGGCGAGCGCGGTCAAGCTCGACCTGTCGATCGGCCAGGACGCCGACCTCGCGATCATGGACGCCGCGAGCCTGCTGACCCACCAGAAGCTCTTCAACGTGAGCTTCGAGGAGCGCGACCAGATCATCCGCGTGCTCGCCGAGGACGGCGCCGAGGCGATCGGCTCGATGGGCGACGATACGCCGATGGCCGTGTTGAGCCAGAAGGTGCGTTCGCCGTTCGACTACCTGCGCCAGCAGTTCGCGCAGGTCACCAATCCGCCGATCGACCCGATCCGCGAGGCGATCGTGATGTCGCTCGACACCGCCTTCGGCCCCGAGCGCAACCTGTTCAAGGAAAGCCCCGCGCACGCGCACCGCGTCGAGGTCCATTCGCCGCTGCTGTCGAAGGAAGCCTTCGACAAGCTCTTGAACCTGAACGACCCGGCGTTTGCCGCGACCACGCTCGATCTCCACTACGACCCGGCCTCGACCACGCTCGAAGCCGGGCTGCAGGCGCTCACCGCACGCGCGATCGAAGCGGTCAAGGGCGGCAAGGTCATTCTCGTGCTGTCCGACCGCAACATCGCGAAGAACCGCCTGCCGATCCACGCGCTGTTCGCGACCGGCGCCGTGCATCACGCGCTGATCAACGCCGGCCTGCGCTGCGACGCGAACATCGTCGTCGAGACCGGCACGGTCCGCGACCCGCACCACTACGCCTGCCTGATCGGCTACGGCGCGACCGCGGTCTACCCCTATCTGGCCTACCAGGTCATCGGCGAATTCGTGAAGAGCGGCGAAATCAAGCCCGGGCTCGAGAAGGCCCTCGCGAACTTCCGCAAGGGCATAGACAAGGGGCTCTACAAGGTGCTCTCGAAGATGGGCATCTCGCTCGTCGCGAGCTACCGCGGCGCGCAGTTGTTCGAGGCCATCGGGCTCCATGAAAGTGTGGTCGCGCTATGCCTGAAGGGCACGGTGTCGCGCATCTCGGGCGCCAACTTCGAGGACTTCGAGTCCGACCAGAAGCTCCTGCACAAGACCGCGTTCAACCCGCTGCGCCCGCTGTCGGCCGGCGGCCTGCTGAAATTCATGTTCGGCGAGGAGTTCCACGCCTACAATCCCGACGTCGTGCAGCAGCTGCAGAAGGCGGTGAAGACCGGCGACTACGCGGAATTCAAGAAATATTCCGAGATCGTCAACACGCGCCCGGTCGCGATGGTGCGCGACCTCATGAAGCTGAAGACCGGTTCGACGCCGATCCCGCTCGAGGAAGTCGAGCCGCTCGAGACGATCCTCAAGCGCTTCGACTCCGCCGGCATGTCCTTGGGCGCCTTGTCGCCCGAAGCGCACGAGGCGCTCGCCGAAGGCATGAACCGGATCGGCGGCCGCTCGAACTCGGGCGAAGGCGGCGAGGACCCCAGGCGCTACGGCACGGTCAAGACGTCCAAGATCAAGCAGGTCGCGTCGGGCCGCTTCGGCGTCACCGCGACCTACCTCGTCAACGCCGAGGTGCTGCAGATCAAGATCGCGCAGGGCGCCAAGCCCGGCGAGGGCGGCCAGCTCCCGGGCGACAAGGTGTCGCCGATGATCGCCAGCTTGCGTCACTGCAAGCCCGGGACCACGCTGATCTCGCCGCCGCCGCACCACGACATCTATTCGATCGAGGACCTCGCGCAGCTGATCTTCGACCTCAAGCAGGTCAATCCTGATGCGCTCGTGTCCGTCAAGCTCGTCGCCGAACCGGGTGTCGGCACGATCGCCGCGGGGGTGGCCAAGGCCTACGCCGACCTCATCACGATCTCGGGCTACGACGGCGGCACCGGCGCAAGCCCGCTGACCAGCGTGAAATATGCCGGCACGCCGTGGGAACTGGGTCTGTCGGAGGCGCAGCAGGTGCTGCGCGCAAATGGTTTGAGGGGAAGGGTGCGCGTGCAGACCGACGGCGGCCTGAAAACCGGCCTCGACGTCATCAAGGCCGCGATCCTCGGTGCCGAGTCGTTCGGCTTCGGCACCGGCCCGATGGTCGCGCTCGGCTGCAAGTACCTGCGCATCTGCCACCTCAACAACTGCGCGACCGGCATCGCAACGCAGAACGACACGCTCAGGAAGGAGCACTTCATCGGCCTGCCCGGGATGGTCGTGAACTACTTCAAGTTCGTCGCCGAGGAGACGCGCGAACTGATGGCCCAGCTCGGCGTTCGCTCGCTGACCGACCTCATCGGCCGTACCGACCTCCTGGAGCTCTCGCCCGGCGAAACGCCGCGCCAGGGCCGGCTCAAGCTCGACGTGCTGCTCTCGCAGGGTGACATTCCCGCCGACGCGCCGCGCTTCGCCCAGCAGGAACGCAATCCCTCGTTCGACAAGGGCGAGCTCGCCGAGAAGATGGTCGCCGACGCGATCGGCGCGATCAAGGCCGGGACACGGATCGAACTCGACTACGCGATTCGCAACATCAACCGCTCGATCGGCGCGCGCCTGTCGGGCGAAATCGCCAAGGCGCACGGCGCGAAGGGCCTGCCCGACGACACCATCCGCATCGGTCTCGCCGGCTCGGCCGGGCAGAGTTTCGGCGTGTGGAACCACAAGGGCCTGACCCTGACGCTCGAAGGCGACGCCAACGACTACGTCGGCAAGGGCATGGGCGGCGGCCGCCTCGTGATCTATCCGCCGTGCACGGCGACCTTCGAGGCCCACCGCAACACGCTGATCGGCAACACCTGCCTGTACGGCGCGACCGGCGGCGAACTCTACGCCGCGGGCATGGGCGGTGAGCGCTTCGGCGTGCGCAACTCCGGCGCGCTCGCGGTCGTCGAAGGCATCGGCGACCACGGCTGCGAATACATGACCGGCGGCACCGTGATCGTGCTCGGCGACACCGGGCTCAACTTCGGCGCCGGCATGTCGGGCGGCATGGCCTTCGTGATCGACGAGGCCGGCGACTTCATGTCCAAGGCGAACAAGGAAATGATCGAACTGACGCGCATCACGAGCGTCGAGACCGAGCCTTACCGCATCTTCCTCAGGGGCCAGGTCGAGCGCCACCTCGCGCTGACTGGCAGCGCGCGCGCGCGCGAAATCCTCGCCGACTTCGACGCGGCCCTGGCGAAGGCCTGGCTGGTCAAGCCGAAGCGCATTTCGATCGAAGACCTGGTCGAGGATCTGCCCGGCCAGCAACGTGAAGTATTGGAAGCATAA
- a CDS encoding FAD-dependent oxidoreductase, with the protein MGDVFQFLKQSRRDGAKTPADVRKHEFREIYALMDPAHAQEQADRCLGCGNPYCEWKCPVHNYIPNWLKLVNEGRLFEAAELSHQTNSLPEVCGRVCPQDRLCEGACTLNTDGFGEAVGGGPNTGGFGAVTIGQIERYISEEAFKAGWRPDLSNVVPSGRRVAVIGAGPAGLACADVLARNGVQAVVYDRYDAIGGLLTFGIPEFKMEKTVMTRRREVFEGMGIEFRLNTEVGRDVSMQTLLDEYDAVFMGMGTYTYMKGGFPGEDLPGVLEALPFLISNVRQCLELAGPDEAFHDMKGKRVVVLGGGDTAMDCNRTSIRQGAASVVCAYRRDEKNMPGSKREVANAKEEGVQFLWNRQPVEIVGNGRVEGVKLVTTELGPPDARGRRTPVVIPGSEEIIAADHVIVAFGFRPNPQPWFAEHAIATDPAGRVIASGQAHPYQTANPKVFAGGDMVRGSDLVVTAVWEGREAAKGILAYLEI; encoded by the coding sequence ATGGGTGACGTATTCCAGTTCCTGAAGCAGTCGCGCCGCGACGGCGCGAAGACGCCTGCCGACGTGCGCAAGCATGAATTCCGCGAGATCTACGCGCTGATGGACCCGGCGCACGCGCAGGAGCAGGCCGACCGCTGCCTCGGCTGCGGCAACCCCTACTGCGAGTGGAAGTGCCCGGTGCACAACTACATCCCGAACTGGCTCAAGCTCGTGAACGAAGGCCGCCTGTTCGAGGCGGCCGAACTCTCGCACCAGACCAATTCGCTGCCCGAGGTGTGCGGCCGCGTGTGTCCGCAGGACCGGCTCTGCGAAGGCGCCTGCACGCTCAACACCGACGGCTTCGGTGAAGCGGTCGGCGGCGGCCCGAACACGGGCGGCTTCGGCGCGGTCACGATCGGCCAGATCGAGCGCTACATTTCCGAGGAGGCATTCAAGGCCGGCTGGCGGCCCGACCTCTCGAACGTCGTGCCGAGCGGCAGGAGGGTCGCCGTGATCGGCGCAGGCCCGGCCGGCCTCGCCTGCGCCGACGTGCTTGCGCGCAACGGCGTGCAAGCGGTGGTCTACGACCGCTACGACGCGATCGGCGGCCTGCTGACCTTCGGCATCCCCGAGTTCAAGATGGAAAAGACCGTCATGACCCGCCGCCGCGAGGTATTCGAGGGCATGGGCATCGAATTCCGTCTCAACACCGAGGTCGGCCGCGACGTCTCGATGCAGACCTTGCTCGACGAATACGACGCCGTATTCATGGGCATGGGCACCTACACCTACATGAAGGGCGGCTTCCCGGGCGAGGACCTGCCGGGCGTGCTCGAAGCGCTGCCCTTCCTGATTTCCAACGTCCGCCAATGCCTCGAACTCGCCGGTCCGGACGAGGCCTTCCACGACATGAAGGGCAAGCGCGTCGTCGTCCTCGGCGGCGGCGACACGGCGATGGACTGCAACCGCACGAGCATCCGCCAGGGCGCGGCGTCCGTCGTCTGCGCCTACCGGCGCGACGAGAAGAACATGCCCGGCTCCAAGCGCGAAGTCGCCAACGCCAAGGAAGAAGGCGTGCAATTCCTGTGGAACCGCCAGCCGGTCGAGATCGTAGGCAACGGCCGCGTCGAGGGCGTCAAGCTCGTCACGACCGAACTCGGCCCGCCCGACGCGCGCGGCCGCCGCACGCCGGTCGTCATTCCGGGTTCTGAGGAAATCATCGCAGCCGACCACGTCATAGTCGCCTTCGGCTTCCGCCCGAACCCGCAGCCCTGGTTCGCCGAGCACGCGATCGCGACCGACCCCGCCGGGCGTGTCATCGCGAGCGGCCAGGCGCACCCCTACCAGACCGCCAACCCCAAGGTCTTCGCCGGCGGCGACATGGTCCGCGGTTCCGACCTCGTCGTGACCGCGGTGTGGGAAGGCCGCGAGGCCGCCAAGGGTATCCTCGCCTACCTCGAGATCTAG